aggacagagttaaggttagtTGGGTGCCCTATTTATATAATTCTATAAATTAGCATATCTGGATTTCTTGAACATTAATTTGGAAATTCTTGGGTTTCAATGTTTATTTTCTGTATAACTAAAATAGTCATCAAACCTAGGTGATTAGTAACAGAGAACACAGATTTGTCATTAACAAATCCtctcaaaccaatctaatttccttctttgacagagtttcTGGCCTAATGGATATGGGGGAAGCAGTAAATGTGACATGTCTTGGTTTTATTAAGTCTCTTGAAAGAGTATTTCATGACAGTCTCATAATCAAACTAGGGAAATAGAGTCTCAATGAAATTACTGTGTGCATAAGTGGTTGAAAACTCttttcaaagaatagttatcaatgatttACCGTCAGACTGGGAGGACATATTCACTGGAGTCTGTCCTGGGGACCGGTGCTGTTCAATATTTCCATTAACGGCTTGGATGAAGATGTGGttataaaatttacagatgatactaaactggaaGGGGCTGCAAACACTTTGTAGGACAGGATTAGATTTCAAAATTATGTTGATAAATGGGATGAGTCTGAAATCAggaagattaaattcaataaagaaaagtgcAAGGTGCCACACTTAGGAATGAAAAATTAcaagcacaaatacagaatggggaataGAAGGCTAGGCAGCAGTATTGCAGAAAAAAATCTCAGAGTTATAATGCATCACAAATGGaataagagtcaacagtgtgatgctgaggCAAAAAAAGGCATATGTCATGGTACAGAGTTGTGTAAGACACAGGAAGGACTTGTTCCACTCTacgcagcactggtgagacctcagctggagttttGCACACATTgctgcactttaagaaagatgtgatcAAATTTGAGAAAATCTagaagacagcaacaaaaataacaaGAAGTTTGGAAAACATGACCGACGAGGAAAGCTTGAAAGAGCTGGgaatgtttagtctagagaagagatgGCTGAATGGGGGCTGTGGTCAtagtcttcaaatacataaacatttgttataaagaggacagtgttaAATTGTtcaccatgtccactgaaggttggATGAGAAGAAATTGGCTTAGTTTGGAGGAAAGGAGATTTAGGTGATATATTAGGGGGAAAAACTAaggctagttaagctctggaacaggcacCAAGGGAGGCTTGGAATCCCCAGCTTTGGATGCTtctaaaaacaggttagacaaacaccttatCCGGGATAATCCAGGTagacttaatcctgcctcagcatggtgggggaaggggaaggaaatggactaaatgacctcttgaggtcccttccattcctacatttctatgttttCTATTAAAGGATTAGCGTTTCTCAAAAAATGGTGATTTTTTCAGCTGGATACACCTGCATCAGGAATCAAATCTAGGAGGTCCAGATAGTAAAGCATAAGATTCTACTGCCTGGGCTAAGAACATCAAAGCAAGGCCATCTGTTGAGCAAGGCCATCACAACACATCAGCCTCGCCACAAAACCTAGCctccactagagggggacagagcaccccATCAAGTGAGCTGAGGAggcgttaggtgcctaactcacttaggtgaTTGTGTAAATTCCACcaagtgcctatctgcatctttaggtgactAAATACAATTGGAAATGTGCTCTAGCCCCTGAGCTCTGGAGCCAGATTATGTCTTCCTCAGTTCTATTCAGATGCTTATACCTCAGTTTATGATATCCGTTGATCTTAGTATATTTGTCTGGGACTTGCAAAGAGGCCTGTGCACTCAACTCACACTGAAAGTCATTCATTTTAATGAGACTTGGCCATTAGTATCCCTCCAACAACTTTGATGTTCTCAGTTCACATGCTTTGCTTCTACAACCTCTACATACCATACTAGTGTTTGGTGTTTCTCATCCTCTCACAAGGAATTATTTCACTACACAAATACTGCTCACTGAAATTGAGTGGTTCTGCTTGTGAAAACATCTGCAAATCAGTTTCTTTTCTTTATGCTTTTCAACAAACTCTAGTCCTCACAATATTTTCGATTTCCATCTTTCCAGCATTGGTCTTGTTTGTTTTCTAACTTCAAATTCTCAGATGGTACAAGAATTATGTCCCAGATGGAAGGAAATTTCCCTGCTGACAGTTTGGTTGTTTCAGAGAGTGTGACTGTGATAAAAAGGCGGCTCATTTGCACACTATTCAAGGTTTGCTGAGCATCCAGTGTTCAGTCCTCTCTGAAATTTCCCCCACAGTGGACTTTATCCCATGCCATTGTTGTATTTCAGATTCAAGAGGAAATCAGTTTATCCAGGTATGATATGGAACTGAATAGCTTATAATGATTCTCACTTCTTTATCTAGAGATGTAAAACCTCAGAGTGTTCCCAGATTATGAACATTTTCTTTCTTATAGTTCATATTGTTCATTTTATCACTCCTTTCTCAATCTCTCCATTTAatttcttttcattctgttttcaATTGATTGGTTTACAGAGGATATGAGATGACTACTGACTCTTGGAAGCAGCAGAAGCGACACATGAGGTACTGGAATACTTGGGAGCTGCCGGAgcggtgggggtggaggtgtggaaaTAAAGAGAGACTGGTCACTATATTTtgtgttgggaaggaattttcctccacgtCAGTTTGGCAGATACCCTGGgcatttttcaccttcctctggagcatgggCATGGGTCGCTTGCAGTTTTAAACTcatagggtcctagagcccaagctCGAGCCCAACCCTAGACAGCTACATTGTAATAAATCAGCACCTTAACCCAAGCCCCGCAatcatgggtttttaattgtagtgtagatagATCCAAAGCCTATGAGTCTATGCTGGGCTCTGCCTGTCCATGTCCCAGAACCAGCATCTGGACTCTGCTACCTATGACCCTGGCCTCTTGGATAAATCCCTTCTCCTGCCACCAGCTAATACAATTAGTCCTGTTGTTTAAGTCATAGGAGCTTGTGCAGCAGTGCTCAGAGTTAAGCCCATTCTGATGACATATGATGGGAATTTATTATAGCTAAATATAACAGAATTAAtgccaaaccctcccccccacccaacactTATCTGAATGGACCTTAGTTAAGTTGCAAAGTGAAACACTAACTCAGCAGTGAGAAAACACCAGTTGCCTGTGGAACGTGAATTCTGGCCCTTTTGGTGTGTATGCGTTATGACAGAGACTTTAATTGGATGATCACATAGCCTATGTCTTCACTTGGAGTAAGGGGTCTGATTCCCAACTAATGCAGACATACTCATACTTGCCCTGCTTGAAGTAGCATGCTAAAATAGTAGTGCAGCTGTGGAAGCATGGCCGTGGCAAGAAGCAGCATGGTCCAGCTGCCATGAGTAGAAACCTACCCAGAGCCCCTGGGTGATACTTGGGATGGCTAGCTTATCAtacaatcataggactggaaaggacctcaagaggtcatctaatccagtcccctgcactcatggcaggactaagtattatctagaccatccctgacaggtgtttgtctaacctgctcttaaaaatctccaatgatagagattccacaacctccctaggcaacttattccagtgcttaaccaccctgacagttagaaagttcttcctaatgtccaacctaaatctcccttgctggtatttaagcccattgcttcttgtcctatcctcagaggttaagaagaacaattcttcctcctcctcctccttgtaacgaccttttacatacttgaaaactgttatcatgtcccctctcagtcttctcttttccagactaaacaaaccaattttttttcaatcttccctcacaggtcatgttttctagacctttaatcatttttgttgctcttctctggattttctccaatttgtccacatatttcctgaaatgtggcacccagaactggccacaatactccagttgaggccgtatcagcatggagtagaggggaagaattacttctcatgtcttgcttacaacactcctgctaatacatcccagaatgatgttccctttttttacaacagttttACACCATTGACTCATATTAACTTGTGGTCCATTATGACCCACAGGTCCACTATGCCACTGCTTCCCACTGCCTGGGCCACAACAGCTACACTACTagttttagcacactagctcaagcagagctagcatgggtcCATCAACACAATAGCGTCCCCAGCTCCAGATGCAGATGTGGCCATATTGCTTTCTTCCAAGAGATCCTAGCTTTGCTCAGTTCACAGTACAGATACACATGGGACAAAATTATGGTAGCCTGGGCAACTGTGCATGATCTGGCATTTCCTTGCTTTAAAGTTCTTAACTTTACAAGTGAATACAACTTTCTAactatagatatatagataacACATTACCCCTCTCTACCTTGATTTCCACAACTATAAAATGAGGAGGCTAACCCTCAGCAGCActgggaacataagaacatttAAATGGCCTACTAAGTCAGACCAATAttctctcttctgacagtggccaatgtcaggtgcttcagagggaatgaacagaacaggtaatcatcaagtgatccatcccctgtcacccattcccagcttctagtaAATGGAGGCTAGTGGCAcaatccctgcccaccctgactcaaagccattcatggacctatcctccatgaatgtatctagttcatTTTGAACCCTtttttagtcttggccttcacaacatcctctggcagagggTTCCACAGATaaactgcattgtgtgaagaaagacttccttttgtttgttttaaacctgctgcatattaatttcatttggtgacccattTCACTGGGAAGGTTTAATTAATGACTTGCAGGCAATCTGAGACACTTGGGCAGAAGGTGTTCATAGAAATACAAATTGCAAGGATTGTTGCATCTAGCAcgtcttcctcctctcctcagtgatggagaaccaGACAGAAGTGAGCGATTTTGTCCTCTTAGGCCTGACCAATCTCCAGGGTCTGAAgaacttcctcttccctttcttCCTCCTGCTCTTCATAGCCAATGTGTTGGGTAACGGGGCCATCATAGTCATGGTAATAGCCGAGTCCcagctccacacccccatgtacttctttctGGGCAACCTCTCCAGCCTGGACATCTGCTTTTCTACAGTTACTGTGCCCAAGATGCTGTCTGGTTTCCTGTCTGAGCAACAAACCATAACCTTTGCCAGCTGCTTGGCACAGCTCCACTTTTTCCACCTCTTCGGCAGCAGTGAGGCCATGCTCCTGGCTGTCATGGCCTATGACCACTACGTAGCCATCTGCAAGCCACTGCACTACAAGCTGGTCATGAGCCCACAGACCTGCCTGTTCCTGGCAGCAGCCACCTGGTCCACTGGCTTCCTGCATGCGCTGATGTCCACAGTGATGACCTCCCACCTGCATTTCTGTGGCTCCAACCCTGTCCACCACTTCATCTGTGACATCAAGCCCCTGCTGAGCCTTGCCTGTGGCAGCACCCGCCTCAACCTGACCCTGCTCAACATCGATGTCCTTGGTCTGAGTTCCTTCGTCCTCACGCTCTTCTCCTACATCTACAtcatctccttcctcctccttaaGGTCCACTCGTGGAAGAGTAGGAGAAAGGCCTTCTTCACCTGTGCATCCCACCTCACCATGGTGTTTCTTTTATATATGCCATCCATTAGCAATTACATGATTTTCTTTCCAGGTTTCCCCTGTGAAAGAGACATGATACCCACCCTCATGTACTGCATCATCACCCCAGTTCTGAACCCCCTGATCTACACCCTGAAAAATAAGGAGGTGAAATCCACCCTGAAGGAATTCCTAAACAGAAAACTTTTCCCTGAAAGGATTTGAGTTAaatgaaggtttcagagtagcagccatgttagtctgtatccgcaaaaagaacaggagtacttgtggcaccttagagactaacaaatttatttgagcataagcttttgtgggctacagcccacttcatcggatgcatagaatggaacatatagtgaggagatatatatacacatacagagcgcatgaaaaggtgggagttgtcttaccaactctgagaggccaattaagtaagagggaaaaaaaacttttgaagtgttaATCAatatagcccagtacagacagtttgataagaagtgtgacaATACttacaatgtttgtaatggctcagccattcccagtctctctttaagcctaaattgattgtatctaatttgcatatcaattcaagctcagcagtttctcgttggagtctgtttttgaagcttttttgttgcaaaattcaaagacagacctgtgggtggcaatTTTGGGGTAGTCTCCcgtcactgtaaaaaaaaaaatcatagctaCAGAAACTACCTACCTTGCAAAAGAGGGCTGTAACCACCACTCTATAGAATCATTCTAGTGCTgtctttccctttctctctcacacCCTGTCCTGACTTATTTAATCCAAAgtagaacagtttcaacaggagagattgagggaaccCCACTTCAGAATAATGCATAGCCCAATGGTAGACGATGCACCAAAGATGTGGGACATCCCTgtttaaatcctttctccccctcatgTGGCTGagggactagaacctgggtctcccacatcccaggtgagtcttgtaaccactgggctaaaagttatgagggaggttCCCCTGCAGGCCCATTTTGTGTGAGCTCACCTACAGGGGCCTGAGTTCTGATCATGGCTGGATGCAGTTCACCTGCCCAAAGGAAGAAACATTATGTGTGCAGGGAACTTTGACTGCAAGAACTTGGGCACCAAATTTAGGCACCTCCAGGGTTTGGAGGGGGGTTTGTGGATCCCAGTGTGGCCTGTTTCTGGAATTTAGGTGCCCAAAGTGTCAGGTACGTGTCTAAACCCCTTTGATGTCTAGCGTCAGATGCTTGACATGATTAATTTTAATAACAAGGTGGAAGAATCTCAGTACAAAGCAGGAAAAGAATACATTAAATAATAGTTTGGTAAGTTGCATGCAttgaaggccttgtctacacttgcaagttagagcacattaaatcagccctgggcaccctaactcctgaggtgtccacactggcaaggcacttagccTGGACTACGCGGCTGGAGcacccctggtaatccacctccacgagaagcatagagcttTCTG
This DNA window, taken from Emys orbicularis isolate rEmyOrb1 chromosome 12, rEmyOrb1.hap1, whole genome shotgun sequence, encodes the following:
- the LOC135887012 gene encoding olfactory receptor 12D1-like → MENQTEVSDFVLLGLTNLQGLKNFLFPFFLLLFIANVLGNGAIIVMVIAESQLHTPMYFFLGNLSSLDICFSTVTVPKMLSGFLSEQQTITFASCLAQLHFFHLFGSSEAMLLAVMAYDHYVAICKPLHYKLVMSPQTCLFLAAATWSTGFLHALMSTVMTSHLHFCGSNPVHHFICDIKPLLSLACGSTRLNLTLLNIDVLGLSSFVLTLFSYIYIISFLLLKVHSWKSRRKAFFTCASHLTMVFLLYMPSISNYMIFFPGFPCERDMIPTLMYCIITPVLNPLIYTLKNKEVKSTLKEFLNRKLFPERI